The proteins below are encoded in one region of Apium graveolens cultivar Ventura chromosome 4, ASM990537v1, whole genome shotgun sequence:
- the LOC141720960 gene encoding phosphoglycerate kinase, cytosolic → MATKKSVGSLKEADLKGKKVFVRVDLNVPLDDNLKITDDTRVRAAVPTIKYLKDHGAKVILSSHLGRPKGVTPKYSLKPLVPRLSELLGDEVKMANDCIGEEVEKLVAEIPEGGVLLLENVRFYKEEEKNDPEFAKKLASLADLYVNDAFGTAHRAHASTEGVAKYLKPAVAGFLMQKELDFLVGAVSNPTKPFAAIVGGSKVSSKIGVIESLLEKVNILILGGGMIFTFYKAQGLAVGSSLVEEDKLDLATSLMEKAKSKGVALMLPSDVVIADKFAADANSKTVPSTGIPDGWMGLDIGPDSIKTFSEALDTSKTIIWNGPMGVFEMEKFAAGTDAIAKKLADLSAKGVTTIIGGGDSVAAVEKVGLADKMSHISTGGGASLELLEGKVLPGVLALNDA, encoded by the exons ATGGCGACAAAGAAGAGCGTAGGATCACTAAAAGAGGCTGATCTAAAAGGAAAGAAAGTGTTCGTAAGAGTAGATCTGAATGTTCCGTTGGATGATAATTTGAAAATCACCGATGATACTCGGGTTCGAGCCGCTGTGCCTACTATTAAGTATCTCAAAGATCATGGCGCTAAAGTCATTTTATCTTCTCACTTG GGGCGTCCAAAAGGTGTCACTCCGAAGTACAGCTTGAAGCCTCTTGTCCCAAGACTGTCTGAACTCCTAGGAGATGAG GTCAAGATGGCAAATGACTGTATTGGTGAGGAAGTTGAGAAACTGGTCGCTGAAATACCAGAAGGGGGTGTTCTTCTCCTTGAGAATGTAAGGTTCTACAAGGAAGAGGAGAAAAATGACCCTGAATTTGCTAAGAAGCTAGCATCTCTTGCAGATTTATATGTTAATGATGCATTTGGCACTGCCCATCGAGCACATGCTTCCACAGAGGGTGTGGCAAAATATTTGAAGCCTGCTGTTGCTGGTTTCCTGATGCAGAAG GAGCTTGACTTTCTAGTTGGTGCTGTTTCGAACCCCACGAAGCCATTTGCTGCAATTGTTGGTGGTTCAAAGGTGTCAAGTAAGATTGGTGTGATCGAGTCGCTGTTGGAAAAGGTCAACATCCTTATACTGGGTGGAGGGATGATTTTCACTTTTTACAAAGCCCAAGGGCTGGCAGTTGGATCTTCACTTGTGGAGGAAGACAAGCTTGATCTTGCAACCTCGCTAATGGAGAAAGCAAAGTCTAAAGGGGTAGCACTTATGCTCCCCTCTGATGTAGTTATTGCGGATAAGTTTGCTGCTGATGCCAACAGTAAG ACTGTTCCATCAACTGGTATTCCTGATGGCTGGATGGGTTTGGATATTGGACCTGATTCTATAAAAACATTTAGTGAAGCATTGGATACTTCAAAAACTATCATCTGGAATGGACCTATGGGTGTGTTTGAGATGGAAAAGTTTGCAGCGGGAACTGAT GCAATTGCAAAGAAATTGGCAGACCTTAGCGCAAAAGGAGTTACAACAATCATCGGAGGAGGTGATTCTGTAGCAGCCGTGGAGAAAGTTGGGCTCGCAGACAAGATGAGTCACATCTCAACTGGAGGCGGTGCTAGTTTGGAACTTCTAGAGGGGAAAGTGCTACCCGGAGTTCTTGCCCTCAATGATGCTTGA